gagtacttggaagtgacgaagatttcaagtaattttgaagattaggcgtatggaataggcgctacaaaagtttatttatttattttttgtattccatatgtattgatagttttgtcagtaaaattgacaaagagggatattgttagagcattgctcggtcgaactcgaatgcgtttctatctcaagcatagtgataaaaactataagttttgatttctagtctactatagctaaggtctcggactaggatagaaagtatagttaagctcaagaactccatggcaatcatcatacaagatgaaggactactcaaggaaccggtggatcttcatcgactaaaaggtatgtggagatttgaacttatctatcactcaaaagtgtatttatctcctatcttgagacaaaattcgttttgctatatagacttagattatacacatttgctatttcgagccgagtttaactcgcctatctatttctccaaatatgtgttggtaagctttcgctttagacaaattcatctttacctagtgacgaatgtcatgttatgtttcaatcactttgaaaatttctctgacgaaaaatggtttgtgaataacgactataacgttctctgagaatgtttcaatgattgaaatgagagtttagattacataaccattggtaggatataagcattattgtggaaacacatatatgtataagtccttattccttgaaccaaagtttacgaactttgttgatcaagataaacggaatgtggcgtgagccaagtccacgaactggcggaagttctcgatccgagaatttctgttggagtttgtgaactccttccgtgagcttaagtccgcgaacccagtccgcgaacttgagtaggttatatctaaaatcggttgttcttgaactcatgtttatacaaactaaggaatgcttttgcaaaccgcggctataaacttcatgaaccgattcgagtgaatcaaaccgtttttgctttgattgtgtcttttgtagttacataagatcaaagcaattgaacaactctctaactagttcatttgagtcatttgaactagttatggtgaagaataatatggttgatatgaaagtgatcatatgactaaccatttggttaactattgttgaaccaacaaatgtacaagtttgggtacggttacacaagcctagaaacgtgcatttcatttgtgtgtaacaagctagttttcgatctaacggttgaaagatattagcttgaatctaaatcaggttttcatctaaaggtgaatattgaatgctttgttaccaagctaacattgattgcaaaccctgatttgaaatacgatataagggagaactctagcaactgggaaacctaatccccacaccttacttgtgatactagttgtgctaagctagagtcgattctcctttaacctttggttacttcttctaaaccaggttaacgacttaatgacttcattgggattgtgaagccggaccgatactactttctcgtagttgtgtgatctgatcttgctgtttctatcgtacgagtgcaattgtaataattggcttgagatatgATATCTCCGATTGacaagatataaaataaatcacaaacacttcgtctcatcgtttgtgattccacaatatcttttttcgctgcgtcgattaagattattgtgaggtgattgataatactaggctgttcttcgggaatataagtccggtttatcaattggttcatgttcaccttgatttatcaaaagacggaacaaaactcgtaggtatattcgtgggagacgggtttatctattaccgtagacttttatgtgtgatacatgtttgtttattaaagtcttcgactttgggtcgtagcaactcttggttgtgggtgagatcagctaagggaatcaagtacgtagtatcctgctgggattaaatACATAAGagcataactttaccttggatcagtgtgagattgattggggttcaactacagtctagaccgaagttagtttggagtaggctagtgtatgtaacggcttaatacagtgtgttcaatctggactaggtcccggggtttttctgcatttgaggtttccttgttaacaaaattccggtgtctgtgttatttcttttccgcattatattttgttatataattgaaatatcacaggttgtgcgttgttcaatcaattagaatatccgaccttttggttgttgatttaaattgattgacacttggatattggtctttggtaccatccaagttatctctctagtatttgataaagactcacatatttctatttgcttcagtatatatcaaattgggatattgagatataaactctttgatatactttttatctagattgagtctgactgtctagttgattctctagaaagtatattggagtttgtccataaatattgttaagcgaaatattgggtgtggttgttatacccccactttttcataaaTAGCTTCTACTTCATCAATCATGAATAGCTTATCTCCGCTCCCCATTAACAACAGTAGTACTTTCATCAAACAATAGGaaaaaaagaatcaaaacccaaaatAAACTAAATGGTTTCACTTGTAACCAATATTATCACCTTTGAAATTTTAGTATTTTTAGCTGTAAAAAAACTTGAAAATGTCATTTTTCGGCTATGTATGGTCTACCGTAAGACAATTAAGAAGAAACTATCTTCGGTTGTGTGGGGTTTCATGAGAAAGAAAGGAAGAGATAGACAATGCATGTGAAAGGGGACAGAGGCACCTAATTTCCTACTGGTCCAAACAATTCCCTGGCCTTGATCTTGCAATATTTGATTTCCTAAGGATCGATAGATAGTAGGTTCTTGGATAAATATAAAGCCAGTACCTCACCTATTTGGGACTTGTCTACACACAGTTTTCAAAGACATCAAACTCTCAAATTTGATGCATGCTTGAGCATCTGGTATTTTAAACATAGCATCATCATCATGAATAGTATCAATCTTTGTTAAACTCATGTCCCAAGAACGTAGCCATCTTGCTCTTATGCCATTATAGTATCCTCTTCAACTGAAAATTACAAATGCTTTCATAAAATAACTAAACTGCTTAGAAAGGTTTCATCCTAAAAAACTATTAACAACATATCAACGCTACGCACAATTGAATATTTACCAGAATGATACAAAATCAGGGGTATGGAAAAATAATATACATAATGTACCAAAACTTACATTCAGATTTTTAAAAcaatatgaaaaccaaaaataaaaaccaaTGCTCGTATATGCTTATTAAGTCATTGAGCTCGAGAGAACCTCAGCATAGAATCGATTCCAAATTCGTCATATTAAGCTGTAGGAAACATGGAGTAAACATGAAATAAGAAAAATCTACTATGTGCTTGTAAGTGATGCACCCAATGAAGATCAATGGTACTTCAAGCTAATCATAATCCAGGTTAATAAACTAATATTCTGTCAAGAAAAATATAAATTACATAAAAACTGATTAAGTTTTACCTTGTTGGTACAAAATGTTCAAAAAGATTTTCTTAGAGATCTAGGAAGATGAGCTCGATTGATTTGGCCGGATGATTTCATCTCATTAATTCCAAAGAGGCGCAGAGTTTTTTATTGATTTAGGGCTGTTGAAGAGAGCAGTATCGGCTGTTTTTCGTTTCGTGAAAGTGATATTTAGGAAAACCTAAAATTTATTAACACCGTGAGTCGTGCAAAGAAACCTAGGATTCCTATGGTTCCAAATCTCCTCGTGCGAGTCTCGTTTTGTTTTTTTAGGTCAGAAGCTCAGCGGTGTTATTGGACGAAATATTGGTCTAAATGTTATTGGTGGGGCAGAAGCTCTAAGAAGAGAGCTtgattcagcttttaaccacatcataggaaaatcacctgaaatcatattggACGAAATATTGGTGGTGTGAAAAAATGAAAGTTTTCTATTGGTCTAAATGTTTTTGGTGGGGACAGAAGCTCTAAGAAGAGAGCCTGATTCAACTTTTAACCACATCAGAggaaaatcacctgaaatcatattattaatgtGGTGAGATGACTAAGAAGCCATTCTGTGATAATGTAATCTCAGATTTTGCGTACGTGTTGACATTCTGTGGCTGCATCAAGTAAATTTCTGGATGTTAGACTTCTTTTACAACACCTGCATATTTATGATAGCCACAGTGAATTTTTTTTTCACTAATGTATTCTTCGGAACACACACAAAATTTATTATAGAGAAGTTTTAATTACACAAATACAATAAAGTTGAGGCcatttaaagacttaaagacctagataaataaagctcccacattgaatggtgaggaaaccctcgcttTTTACTGGCCGAGATAggccttttttgagttttgtgaaacgagcgttttggtgaggacacttggcaacatatgattggtttaaaaagtataagaaaatataaaaaaagaaaccaaactcaatttgaaattggcgaggacacttggcaacgtatgattcgtttaaaaagaatagaaaaaaataaaaagaaaccaaattcaatttcgAATTCGCGAGGACACTTGTCaacatatgattggtttaaaaattaaaacTCAAAAGGAAAACCTAACCTAACGTGTTTGGATTTGGAAATCGAGTATCTACCGTATAAGGACTCtttttttcgaaattaatatataaagggaaaaaaatccatatattttatgcgaaaataaaatgaaaaaataaataaaatatacacaTATTCTCCACATATTTAATGTGTTTacccgccacaccaaatcaaaaatacatcgccacggggCGGGACGAAGCcccgcacaccaaatcaaaaatgcatctccacCGGGTGGGGTAaatccccgcgcacaccaaatcaaaaatgcatctctACCGGACGGGACAAAGCCTTgatcacaccaaatcaaaaatgcattccCAAGGGGCAGGGGCGAAGCCCcacacacaccaaatcaaaaatgcattttcaCAAGACGGGGCAAAGCCCCGCGGCCCgcgcataccaaatcaaaaatgcatcttcacggggcggggcgaagtcccgcgcacaccaaatcgaAAATGCATCCCCACGAGGCGGGGCGAGCCccgcacacaccaaatcaaaaatgtatctCCATGTTCGCCCGCgcacatcaaatcaaaaatgcatctccacgggATGGGGCGAAGTCTTgctcacaccaaatcaaaaatacatcccACGGGGCCGGACGGGGCGAAGCTCTATGCAAACCaaatttaaaagaaataaaatagtagcacgggcacaaatctagtcctCTTTATTATTAAAATCGAAGTTATATTTTTACTACAGGGAGTTTCTACGTATACACACTCACATTTTGTACATCATATAAATTGCTATTACATCCTTATAATCAAATTAACAACCTCCTCCTCCTCCGCCTCCTCCACCTCCCAAACCACCACATCCACCTCCAAAACCCAAGCCTCCACCAACTCCCCAACCCAACAAACCGGAACCTCCCCGTCCACCTCCTACACCTTGCAAACCCCAGTTTCGCGATCCACCAGCCGCATCTCCAGCTACCATACTTCCATCAGTATTATTTTCTTCGTCATGGTTTCTACTTTTCTGATTACTAGTACTCTTGCCGAATATTAGTGTACAAACAACAATTATCACAATAGATATAGTGACAGCTCCCAAAACTATGTAGGCTATGATAATCTGCTCCATTTGCTTAGTACCCCTTTCAGATTGGTACCCCGTAAATGATTCCAGAAATCTTTTTCTTTGTATATATAATCTATATCTTCTTTGCCACGTTCATTCTGTGGACTTAGCAAGACGTACGCGGTACCTTAAACTACATGTATACGCAACTAATTAAGATATGCTTTTTTTTGGTATTGATATTTGACTAAGAAGTCTAAGATTACATTAATAATAATTAAGAGAATAACACCGATGAAGTTGAACAACTGAAATGGTTTACTCCTCCTTGAAGCCGAAGCTAGTCTTTTGGCCTATTGAGTTCGACCCTCATTATCCCACTCTTTCTATAGACTGGCAGGACCGCAGGAGCAACTAGCAAGGGTCTTAGTGTGGGCCTGCGGGCCCTCGGTGGTTTCAAGATAAAGCAATTGTAGTGCTTTATTTGCTCTCACTCGACACTCTCATACAAGCTCACTTGTCTATCTAAAAAGAATGCAGCAAAGAAGAGACAACGatggaaaaaaaaacaactatTTCATTTAAAAAGATACGTATGCTGCACTTTTTTCATTGGATAATTATGAAATGCAGAGAATATTCAGCAAGGAGTTATTTTTAAGGAAGAAATTATTGTTTGCTTGGGGTGTAATTATGGTTTCTGATATGAGTTGGAATAGGACAACCGCCTAGAGCTTTATTTGAGTTCTAATGCTGTCGGCGAGACAACAGACACGGTCAAAAATGATTGACCTGCATTGATGACTACCACTTTTTTTGTTGCTGTGACGATCTTTTCACTTATTTTCCGAGCTTTATCACTCCAAAGACACtacataataattaaaaaaacaacCACACCATAGATCTCTAGGCCTTAGAACTTCGGAGCTTCTCTGTTTGCCTGTAAAAGATTTGTACGCTTACATATTATCGGCCAAATAAGGATAGATATACATTACATATATCTATTCTCAGGGGACTTTCATAAAACCCTTTAAACTCCTAAGTCATATAAGACTCCACGTCGTGCGGTGAGAATACTCGTTTTTGGGTGAGCGTCCCTGTCCCCTTGAAAATTCTCCATTCCATTTTTCCTCAAATTATATGAATGTAACGTTAAATATTTTTTTCGGTTAAAAAACGGAATAAACACACCCGAGAAAAAAATATAAGATATAGACTTTCTCTTCACGCCGAGAAGAGAAAACTGAAGcaaactaaaaccctaaaactcgCCTCCGCCTCTCTTCGTTCTTTTCTTCCAGAGCAAACTCTGTGTCTGCCTCTCCACCACTTACACATCTCTGTTCAAGTTTTACGGTAATCTCTTCATTGATTTACCCTTTTGATGTTACTAATCTCTTCTCGATTTTGATTAGTCTGTGTTTGGTTTTTTGTGTTCTATATGCAGGTGTGATTCTATTCAATAGATCAAcctgtaagttttttttttcctttaatccTAACCCTTTTGTATATCATGTAAGTTTTTCTGcgtcttttcttctttctattCTAGCTAGGGTATTATGGTTTCAATTAAATctttgtttctgttgattttaatgattccgtttttttttttgttctaataACGTAAATTATGCATTCGGCAGGATTAGGGTATGATGATCTTTACTACAAAACCCTAACCCTACTTTCTGCCTTTATCACGATTTTATCATCATTCATGATATTTGatctgttttcttttattttgcagGGAAGATTTGTTCTGCATAGGACTAGGAGAGATAAATGCTAAGTCAAATTAAAACCATTAATCTGTGCTGTAGAAGAATTACTTTCATCAACACGCGAAAGATTTTGTAATCCGAAGCTTATTTTTTGTCACATACCATTTTTTTTAACGTGCATCATTGAATATAAAGTACCTAGAAACTGATGTATTATGGTTACATTAAATTTACCCATGTGCGAGAAATCCTTCAATTTTAATGAACTTGATTGTTGTGCTTTTGTTTGGTGATATTGGTGCAGTTTAGCATCGTGTTTGTTGTGTATGAAGTATGAAGAAAGGTGCAATGATGGGTACAGAGGAGTAACAAAAAATGACAACGCAGCAACGGTATCACGGTTCAATGATAGTCCTATAGTGCCTGTGGAAGATAGTAATCAAACAATAAAGAGTCACTCTAAccttttctttttgctttataaTAGCCATTGTTGTTTTTccatttatatttttttctttttgctttataaTAGCCATTGTTGATTTTCTATTTTTTCGTGTTGAAGAAAATGTAGGTTTAAAGTGGTTGataaacagcaaaaaaaaaacagccAAATGCAAAACACAATAGAATTGGCTAAAAATAAGAGCTCCTGACATCAAACTAAACTGAGAAATCAGTGGTGTGCTATTGAGAAATTTTATGTTGCTTTGATGAATATGCAAAAAAATTATCCATCATATCCTTTTTATGTCTCTATTGGCATTCAGTCTTCCATGGGTAAGTCAGCACCAAATGGGTAGCGGTAGCTTTCATTTTTCTATGGATCATAGGATCATGGGTACTGCAAATTGAATGGAAGAGAGTGGCTTGAAGTTGGTTTTTCCAGGCCTGTGGTGACAACTTTGGTGGTACGCTCCGCTTGACCTTGCTTTGGCATTTCACTTAAATACTTATGTAGTTATGTTAGTTGTCTCTTCTGCTTCATATCTTTTggctactgtgttgttaggagaACCATTTCGCTCATGAAAACTAATCTAATTGCAGCTGAAACACTAAATTTAATATGAAACATTTCAGGTTAGCAGCAAACAATCTTGCTAGCCAGTGCTAAATTCTTTGAACTTGCACGATAATGACAATATCTTGCTCGACATAACTTCAAAAGACAAAGAAGGATTAAGAAAGGTTAGCCTAATATATCCTGTAAGAATCACAGATGACTTCAAAAGCGTATAAAAGGTACTTGGGATTTAACCATCTAATTATCCTTTACTTGTAATACTACTATAATGCATACTTAGCAACAATTTTATAGTTAAATTAATTAGACATGTGAAATCTAAATTGGATGTATATAAGTGAATGGTTATACCAGACAATTTTTTTGAAAGGTAATAACGATGGGAATCATTGTGATGCGTTGTTAGATAGTAATTCCTTGCTATCTTAGCTCAAATGATAGAGGCCTTCATCCATATGGCATTTAAGTTTAGTCTTTGTGCAAGGGCTGCTGCAAATACTAAGTAAAACTCTGTATACATTTAAATTTATGTTTCGGTCGATGCTATATACTGCAAGTGTTTGCAGGCTCGGGAAAATGTTTGCGCATTAATCTGAACTTAAGATTTGGGTGCTTATTCCTATGCTGTTGTAGGTGTTCGTGGATAAAAACAATGACGACATGCTTACCTTAGCTAGAATATTGCAGCAAGGTGGCTCTCGATGATTTAGAAAAATCAGTATTTTGTTCAACTATTTACAGTTTATGCATGGTTATTTGTGGTTTATGTTGATTAGTAGCGCTTGGATGAACATCATCAGTCGTGTGATTACTTAATTAGGCCTAAAACCTTACTTCCATATGCTAAATGCCATGTTTTGGCTTTTGGTAGGGGTGGTATATAGTGCTGGTACATATATAGGTGTGGTATGTATTGATATATTTGGATTCTGGAAGCTTGTGAATGTTTTGTTAGCAAGGAAaattttgatggaaaattcgTTTAAATACCACGGTCAGTGACTCAATATCCGTTCACTACGGTCTTTTCATGTTCAGTGGGAAGCACCATTTTCCCATAGAATTACACATTTTTTAAGGCATTCAAAGCTCTAATTAATAAATCACATTTTGTAAAGAATTACACAAATCTTTACAGCATTTTCTCAAATTAGTTGTTACAACTACTACGCCGCTACTTTGAACGGAACTACTTAGTAAGATGCACCCAAAAGATCCAACTAATAGTTTAAAATGGATTCAATTGCGGCTTTTCTTTCcataaatcaaaaatgcattgggGCGAGACGGAGCCGAGCCACACCCAATCAAAAATTTTAAGTGACACGGCGAGGCGGAGCCGAGCCATACCAAATTAAAAAACTTAACTGACGAGGCGGAGCCGAGCCATACTAAATTAAAAAATTTAAGTGACGGGACGAGGCGGAGTCGAGCCACCCCAAATTAAAAATGCACGATAGGACGAGGTGAAGCCACGTCACACCAAACCAAGAAACATGGTTAGAGTGATATCCATCTGTTCTTCTCAAATCAAGGCGAGGCGAagccgccacaccaaatcaaatcaaatcgggaCGGTGCGACACAAAGCCAAGAAAAAGATGTCCGATACGTAGCAGACATGCACCAAATGGTGGTGGATGGTTTAGGGGTCCGCCCGGTGCATATCACGGGCACAAAAATCTAGTTACACTTATGGAATTCGCAGACCTGCAAGGAAATTTGTAACCCATGGGGAGAGTTCATTGAGATGCACGTTTCTTCTGTGAAACTTCAAAAGCTAAACAGATGTGTTATCAAAGTGAATTCTTATTTGTCTGATATTGCAGTTACAATTTACTTTCAAAATAATTGGTTAAGTGTGGAATGGATTCATGGCTTTAATCAGAGGCATCAAGATCATAATCACGATCTAGTTCAAAAACCGAAAATTAAATCGGTTCAGATCTGTGATTCAGAAGATCGTCATTCACCGGATTTACAGCAACAACAACCAACTCTTTCCTAATCTGATGTGGTCAAATCTGCGACAATTAATTCAGTGCATACATATCCCTCATTCTAGCCAAAGAATAAGTCACCAGTATTTTCAAATTCAAACAATTCATCTTACACGTCGGATCCGACAGTAAGGAGGTTGAAAAAGGTTTGGAAAAGGGTGACTGAGCTTCAACTATGGGGCAACCACAAAACAGTTAATACCTCAGCTGTTGATGAGAATGATAAGGAGGGATTTAttgtttagtccagaaaacccgacccaggttactggctagtccagcgccaaaaaatatttacttcctagtccaaaaaagttttgaaaagagtaaatttactctactaaccctagtatataacattacgtataataatacatatgttactacatattacatatgtagtatacttgtatactagtagtaattagtagttactagtatgtaatatgtagtaataacatatgtagtatgtaatatactagtagtaactagtatgtagtatgtagtaataacatttttagtatgtagtatactagtagtaactagtatactagtagtaatatgtcatgtattgatactacatattgatatgtagtatgttatgtattgatactacatattgacatgtagtatgttatatattgatatttagtatgtttgatatgtagtatgttatatattgatattacatattgatatgtagtatgttatatattgatatgtagcatagtatactagtagtaattaataataactagtatgtagtaataacatatgtagtatgtaatatgctagtagtaactagtatgtaatatgtagtaataacatatgtagtatgtagtatactagtagtaactagtatactagtatactagtagtaatatgttatatattgatactacatattgatgtgtaatatgttatgtagtgatactacatattgacatgtagtatgttatatattgatatgtagtatgttatatattgataccacatattgatatgtagtatgttatgtattgatactacatattgatatgtagtatgttatgtattgatactacatattttactactagtactagttactactaatttactagtatactatactatagtagtatactagtttagtatagtaaagtagttacataatttactagtaacaataagatatttttgttactactagtacattacatattaatatgtagtatcaccgtattgatactactagtatgtagtaatatactactagtaacatttacatgtgttgatactaattagacctggaagggtgttttaggaatttatatAATACACTTTATggtctccacgaagtttttggaatagagagtaaatcttttccacgggtggactagcaattaactgggtctgctagaactggattagccagtaaTTCGGGTCACTGTAAGAAGTAAAAAACGGATTCGGGTCATAATATGGACCAGATGGGGAAAGTGTTGCCAGTTCATACTGACTTCGGTTCATTATCTAAGAGTGGAACTCCAGTCCATGACCCGACGGATAATTCAGATCAAGATATGGGCCAGATGGGGAGAGTGGTATCTTTAGGTGCGGTAATTGACCTGGATATCGGCTCTACATCATATAAGGGTGGAACTCCTGCCCATGATCTGAATGTTTCTGAACCGTTGGATATTAATTTTGTGCTGTTGGATTATCTTtccaattcaaattcaaattcaattgATAAGTCCAATAAAATTTGAGTGTTAATATCAATACTGTAATAGAGTCATTATCTCAAAGTGGCTCAGTGGCGACTCAAAATCATttggaaatgggagaaaataatctTCAAGCCTCAATTAAACATCAAATAGAATTTAATAAGAGCATGGGTCTAAATACAGAACACCCTTTGATGTTAGTGATTAGTAAGGATCTGTTATCAAGACAATCCAAACCTAATGTGGAGATGGAGATTCCTTTAATGGAAGACCATGATGGCTTGGCTGAGTATGATAAAGAGGAGATAGCACTAGAAGGTGAAGAAGGAGGCCAAATAGAAGCGGTGAAATGTTCGGTGGAGTTGGAAAATAATGAGGTGAAAGCACTTTTCAATCCAATTGCATCCAGGTATGATAATGTGATTTAATGGAACACAAGATTTTAAGTTGGAACATTAGGGGCTTAGACCAAGACACAAAGATAAACGCAATCAGGAGTGCAATTGCTAAGAATAATCTTACAATTGTTACTATTCAGGAGACTGAAAGAGAGTTAGTAGATGATTTTCTTATAAGATCTCTTTGGGGTAACAACAATTATAACTATGTTTTCTTAGCTTCTGAGGGTGCTTCAGGTGGTATAATAGTGACGTGGAAAGATGGAATTATAGTCATGGAGGATTGATTGGCGCTTTCACAGTATCCATCAAATTTCGGAATGTTGCTGATGATTTTGTTTGGCTCTTTACGGCTGTGTATGGAGCTGCAGAATCAGGTTATTACAATCAATTTTGGCAGGAAATTAAAGACATAAGAATCTTATTTGATGAGCCATGGTTAGTGGGAGGAGATTTTTTAATGCTACTTTGCATCAAAATGAAAGGAATGTGGCTGGTGGAGGGATAGCTAACAGGAAATCTTTCAAATCTTTGTGAACAAATTTTCTCTCATTGATCTTCCTATGGAAGGTGGCAGATTCACTTGGACAAATTCTCAGAACCCTCCTATCTTGATAAGGTTAGACAGATTCTTATTATCTCCAGATTTTCAAGAGCATTTTCCTGCTCCAATGCAAGTGAGATTGAAAAGACCAATCTCGGATCATGCACCCATTATGTTATGCTGCAATTCAGGTGAGAAGTTCAAGCCT
This DNA window, taken from Papaver somniferum cultivar HN1 chromosome 3, ASM357369v1, whole genome shotgun sequence, encodes the following:
- the LOC113359386 gene encoding glycine-rich protein 5-like is translated as MEQIIIAYIVLGAVTISIVIIVVCTLIFGKSTSNQKSRNHDEENNTDGSMVAGDAAGGSRNWGLQGVGGGRGGSGLLGWGVGGGLGFGGGCGGLGGGGGGGGGGC